CATCTGCACTGATTGTGATTTAAACTGTCATTcgcacattaaaatgttttattaataagcCCTGTGATGGTTTGCATAGGCATCATACTAAGGGGGTGGGTGGGACTGCCAGACTTTTTGTTGGGAAGTGGGTCACTAGGATTTATTCAATGTCTTTTGTCTTCTTCCAGTAAGAGTTTCTCAGCATTTTTGTCTTGTATTAACATGGTTGCACTGTTTTATCATCCCATATGTGTAATAAAGGGAGTATTAGGTCTTTGGCTGTATGTTGCCTTTATTTCAGGGTTTTGTCTCTCCGCTTTTTTTGTTGTCAACTCCAGGGGcttaaaacataacaaatggtaaatggtctgcagttatatagcgcttttctacctgttggctctcaaagcactttacactgcttcttattcaaccatAAACTTCACATAAACTTACTAATTCACTCTCAAATATAACCTGAGATTTGAATCAGCAGAATCCTGTATCAgctgtttaaatataaatgaaatgttagAGGCTGCAAATATTACCACAAATATTATGTGGCGTGATGTGCATATAGGGAGGGTGTTTAGGTCACTCTGCTATCATCCCCGTGTATGTGTGTTGAGGTGAAAGTCATGTGTCCTGTAGGGGGCGCCGTAGATTAACCAGGGGGGAAAAGGTTGGAATTTTTTGAATCCTTGTTTCACACTGTCCTGCAGTTTCTGTCCTGCAGAAACATATTTATTGCGCGTTGAAGACTCAGTCACgcacatgtaaaaaaatgaagtccatgtttttgttgttttttatcatttggtTTGCAGATGGAGAGCTAAAACCCCGGAAAGGTAAGAGCAGACCCTGCTGATGCTTGTGCTGTTCAAACGTGTGGGGCTTGAAATAAGGAAAGGCATGAAAATGTGACTCAGATAAGAAAAGTTTGTTGCGACTCCTCCACAGCTGAGCTCACATATTAATATTAGCATTTACTGTTGCTCCAAACATAACTTAGGTGTTTTGTGGTAACGTTTATTTGCCTCATTCTGTCAAAGAAACAACTAAAAGTTAAACTGTgactatttgttttattattgtgggTTTAAGTTGGATCAGTggcagtttctcttttttcctccattttgcATTACTTGGAGATGATTGACGCTTTGGTTGAATGTGTGTAATATGTTTTCGTGCATTGGTTCATATGTAAACGCCTGCGGTTGTGGCCGTTCAGATTATCTGCGCCATACGCGTTTCTCTGTTACTCATCCCTCTCATTTTTGACAACCAGGGTCCGGGGTGGTATGTACTTTTAAAGACAAGACATACAATCCAGGAGACAACTGGCATCCCTATCTAGAGCCTTTCGGATTTATGTTCTGTATGCGCTGTATATGCACAGAGGTAACTTTCAACATTTACTGACTTTTTATGCACCtcagaacaaatatttaaaggaaTATTCTTCCAACACTGGCAGATTCAATTCTTAAGTTGCTGACATAGTGCTGGGGGTTTAAAGGTCTCATATTTGTAATGTCTTCTTTGCTCTCTTTTAGACGGGCCATGTGAAATGTAGCACAATTAAGTGTCCTGCTCTGACATGCGAGAACCCAGTGTCCGAGGCACAGCAGTGCTGTCCAAGATGTACAGGTAGACTGTCTTTGTCTAAGCACGTTGTCAGCTCAGATGGTTTTAGAGAGAGTTCATCCttgttgtgtgttcaaatcctCGTGTCCTGTGTGATGTGCCCTCCTTAGATGAGCCCAGAATCCCTGCAGGACTGAGGGCTTCAGTGAAATCCTGCAGGTATAATGGAAGTGTTTATCAGTCGGGGGAGACCTTCACTAAGCACGACCTCTTCCCGTCCAAGCAAAGCAATCAATGCGTTATGTGCACATGCTCAGTAAGTTACATccatttcacttcacttttattCTAAGCTAGTAGTTGGATCTTGTGAGAAGAATCATATTGTAAATGCTTACAGTCTATAGGACATGCAAGAACTCTAACTGTAGGTGAGCTTGGTTCTTATAAGGTTCTCTGCAGATGTAATTTGTTCATATACCACTTTTGGGAGCCTAATTTCCATGTGAttcataaattataaaaagtattcaaTAGTAAATAATTCAATAGTAATTCAATAGTAAAATAAGACTAAAACCACAATATTTGCCAATACTCATtatgtttacttttaaatgttctcCTCGCTATTCTCTATGATGATAAATAGTTCATGTTATATTAGTTCATATTATGAACTATTTATAATAGTTAATAGTTTAAATTATGAATAACCCTCTCAACAAGCTGACAACCCACAGTGTCTGATATGTACCTTTATTGTTAATATGTGTTACATGCATTTAAAGATCTTCTttagatttttcaaaaaaagatttctctgtatatattaaaaatgccGACAACATCATGCAGAGAGAATCTGCTCACaactcaaataaatgtattgtttaactttaaatattcaaaCTGGTTAATGCATCTTGGCTTAGTTTGGGAGTTGATATTGTTCAAGTAAATTAGATTGCAGTAGTTACTGtgattactgtatattgttagaattttattttaattcatatactgtactatgaatttatataatttaaataataataataaacaggtCCACAGAGGCCCTCAGTAACATGTGAGTACTTACTCTATTATGTCTGCAGTACATACTTGCAGAAATAAGAaaatttttctgtgttttgtttctcagaATGGAAACATCTTCTGTGCTCTGAAAACATGCCAACCGACCACCTGTTCCTCACCAGTCTCAGTTCCAGATACCTGCTGTTTGGTGTGTAAAGGTAAAGGAGTCAAACTCCATACTCCAAACGGAGAGAATGGATTTATTCTATTTCTAACCTGGAATCATAGTTTGTAAGAATTAAACATGTCTCAAAATATTTAGCTAAATCCCTAAACAAAAATTCTATATGGCAGTATGATCATGATCTATGTAAAGCCAGGCTTTCacgttttcagtttttactgcaactttgatttgattgtttttctcttaGATCATGGCACCAGTGGTTCTTCGTCAACTGAATATGGAAACCAGCAGCTGAACAGAGGCGTTGTATGCCCTTTCCAGTTTGTCATAAGCTTATTGTTTTAGACATGGCTTTCAAATGAGAATTgtcattgaaaatattttaaatatactgGAAGATTATGAAGTTCTGATATCGATTCATACTGTATCTTAAAATTTAGATTGGCTTTATTAATTGCATTCCTTGGGTTCAAGTTTTACAAGTGAATGTCTGCTCCCATGAGGTGACACTGGGATCAATACAAGCTTAAGGAgaccctgacctttgacctctcagTTTAAGGGGACAAGCCAATTGATTAAATCGCCTTGAGAATTGATAAGAAATATCGGCTCAACTTTCCATGACATTATTCAGATTAGTACTGAAATATTAGTTTTGCTGTGATCATTAAAGACAAGGTCTCACAATGGACCATTTAGCCTGACactcaaattaaattacaaagttGCTGTGTTTGAattcttgaaaaaaaatctaaaacacgGGCAACGCTCTAGTGGTCTGGAGCCAGGCTATGAACCTTTTTGATTTTCCTTGAGAGAAGAAGCAACTAAAGCCAATAGCTGACTTGATGAAAGATAACTGCATTTCAATATATCTTTGTTTACAAAAGAGGCATTCAGTGGACCAGTGTTCTGGAGAGCAGAGCAGGGCGCGGCCCGACCGTGCCACTCCACCCAGGGTCAGGAGTTCTCTAAGAGGCCTGAGCCTCAGTAAACTTAACCTCAAAGGGGCTTCAGAGACCACTGTGAAGATTTTGTTGCAGAGGAAACACCAAAGAGGTGAGACTTtgtcaaaacagaaaagatCTTTATAGGTATTCGATTTTATGGACATGTTCCTCACAACTTTACGATCGTTTCCATATGTTGCACAACGCTCAgatgttttccatttctctcAGCATGTTTATACAATGGCAGGACGTACTCTCATGGAGACATGTGGCACCCAGTTTTGGGGAAGGTCCTGGAATGCATCCTGTGCACTTGTACTGATGGCCTCCAGGACTGCAAACGCATCACGTGTCCCAGCCAGTACCCATGCCAACATCCTATGAAATCAGCAGGAAAGTGTTGCAAGACATGTCCAGGTAGTCAGACACAATGAAGTGTTTATACTGACGAGATGTTGATTGACTGtaaacatcatcaacacaacttgtctctgtttttctctctagAGAGTAAAGCGGAAAGTAACCAGACCCAGTGTTTTTTTGGATATAAAAATAATCTCTTGGTGTATAAAGTAGACTCATCTTTCAAAGTCGACCCTCCCCACGCAGTCAGGATTATTGCTGTTGAAAGACAAAGTACTGCAGAGGTTGAAGTGCAAGTATGGAAGACTGTGGAAGGTACTGTACTTACTATTGGGAATCACGCCAAAGGAATTCTATTCAGTTTCCTGTCAGAGtaaatgagaaaatacaaaagtgtaaGCAATTAAAAATGAGAatcttagcttagcacaaatgGTGAAAACATGTGAAAAAAGTAGCCAAAAAGTTATTCCCGGAAACCACCTGGAAACTAGAACTTATTGTTTTTAGACTTTGGCTTTTGAGTAGAATAAACAAATAGGATATAGCATGTTAATTATGCACTTTGGAGATGATGGTCTGGGAATTTTGTTATCTTTGGAGGGGGCCAGGCTAGCTGTTTCCCCCAGTTGTCTTTGTGCTTAGCCAACCTAAACTGTTGCTAGTTCCAACTTCAAATTTGTTGCATACAGATCTGGGAGTTTCTCaccaagaaagcaaataagcataTTTTCCAATAtgttaaactatttattttagACAAATATGTAGTATTAGTGTACCAATATGTGACCCTCACTTCATGTATTCATGGTTTCTGTAGGTGTTTTGCAATTAATGGAAATTGGTGACGTTCAAAGAAAAGACATTGTGGATCATCCCGAAAATTACACCTTGCTTACAATACTTGACGAAGGTTTGTTTCCAAGGTGCTGCTAAAGCAAATTCATGATACATTAGTATTTTAGATGTATATTCATAGGATTTTCTGTGTCTGAATGATATTAATTATAGTTTCTTTTTCAGAGACATGGAAAAAATTTaaagaggagggagaaaacCTGAGTAAAGCTCCTCAGACCACAATTTGTGAAGATGGCATTCGAGAGATGGTGACTTTCCTGAATCCAAAGCAGATTGAAGACCTGTGCACACcctgaaaatgactttttatATCAAGACTCCCATTAAGTACATGGTTGGCAAACATACTTCAGTCAACATGTTGTTTTGGGAAATCCAGAGTCATTTATAATATCTTTGTTTATCAGTCCACCTTAAGGCCATTATGTTTAATCatcacatatttttatttgtaaattacCAGGTTAAAATAACACACTCAGCCACATCGGTGGCGACTGTCTCGGTCATAAAGTGGCAGATAGTTGTGCCTCCACCTGTCATAATACAGACAGTGTTAGATCAGCTGGAGTTAGTTTAAAGCTCTAAACAAACTGCAACAAATGGGAAAAGTGAAGGCAGACTATGAAGCTctgaaatggaaatgaaaaatgtgagtATTAACGAGTGATGTtgatatttgcatttattaggTGACTGAGGTGACGTTGGGTTCAGTATTTCCAAAAATCCCTTTGTTTAActttcaaaaattaaaaaggattttATGTTAAGCTAAAGTCCccattaaggttttttttaaaaaaaagatgatttatgATTGTCagcatatttattgtaaatacaaatgttagTTTTGTCACCTTATTTAAAGTGCATTGTTTTGTATGATATCTGTGTTTATATACATTCCACTATTTgaatgttgctgttgctgttcatTGAAAAAGCATTGGGGCACAGTCTGCTAGTGaatacacagtaacacacacctGTGTATTAGTTAGCGAGAAAacctttgcatttttctttctgatgtCAGATATAGACCTGCTGTAGCTTTTTTGTTCAGCAACAGGGTTTGGTTTGTTATGATAGCGCAacaaattttacaatttcacatACCAGaaataactgtatttaaaaatgattatggTGGATATATTTCACCGCACTCTGTAGCTCTGCAAACAATTTAAACCCATAAAGTTTTCTCAGTGTTTTACAGCAGTGAACACGTTTGTCTGATTAATTTTTAGCTTTAACTTTTATGTTGCGCAatgaaataatttgaataaagtCACGTAGAGTGCTCTAGGAATATGTATTGAAGACACGCATGAAATGTGGCACAGAGCTCATAGTCAGttgaaaaatgctgtttcttcTATGATCTTGATGTCGGCCACAGCAGAGCGGTCCGAACACCATCGGTGCCTGAAGGCTTCCATTAAACAGAGCACCAGAAGGCCGGATAAACCTTGTTCCCACTGGAAATGAAATGTTATCAGAGGcatgaaaatcaaaaacagaagTTGAAACTCCCTTCACTCCttaaacgcacacacacattattttccCAACACCAGCATTTACATAAAATTGACTTGTTATTAGTAATCGTACTTTAATGTTTGGTTAGTGATGTGTGTAAAATCTGTGTAATAATTAtactttcatttcaaatttaagGGAGCCGTATTTGTTGCCCCAGTACACCTCCTCTTTGCACTAATCCTCTCATTAGTTATGGCTCATTTAGCATCTTAACATATTGTAAAACTTCTTTCCTTATACACAGAGCAGGAAAGCAGTAACAAGTGTCCTTACGAGCTCGAGTCAGCTGCCACACTCCAAGCTGGTAGGAAAACCTATGTCATAGAGGaatttctaaataatttatat
The Channa argus isolate prfri chromosome 24, Channa argus male v1.0, whole genome shotgun sequence genome window above contains:
- the chrdl2 gene encoding chordin-like protein 2; translation: MKSMFLLFFIIWFADGELKPRKGSGVVCTFKDKTYNPGDNWHPYLEPFGFMFCMRCICTETGHVKCSTIKCPALTCENPVSEAQQCCPRCTDEPRIPAGLRASVKSCRYNGSVYQSGETFTKHDLFPSKQSNQCVMCTCSNGNIFCALKTCQPTTCSSPVSVPDTCCLVCKDHGTSGSSSTEYGNQQLNRGVRHSVDQCSGEQSRARPDRATPPRVRSSLRGLSLSKLNLKGASETTVKILLQRKHQRACLYNGRTYSHGDMWHPVLGKVLECILCTCTDGLQDCKRITCPSQYPCQHPMKSAGKCCKTCPESKAESNQTQCFFGYKNNLLVYKVDSSFKVDPPHAVRIIAVERQSTAEVEVQVWKTVEGVLQLMEIGDVQRKDIVDHPENYTLLTILDEETWKKFKEEGENLSKAPQTTICEDGIREMVTFLNPKQIEDLCTP